A stretch of the Terriglobales bacterium genome encodes the following:
- a CDS encoding J domain-containing protein, whose amino-acid sequence MATATKDYYGTLGVKKSASTEEIRKAFKKLARKYHPDLNPGNKASEEKFKALSEANDVLSDPKKRKVYDQLGFYSDQIDPAAAEAAARGGYGFHGGAPGGAGGRGAQGVPFDFGGFDFSEPGAQRGGSFRDIFSNIFSGGRGSEPPGPAAGSDLEYRVEVPFWQAIRGGVVRVSINHSEACTHCHGQGFLKGSGTCPECGGSGQVTQTSGRMKFNLECPRCGGSGKARTPCSFCHAEGAIHRNEPLEVRLKPGTRDGQRIRLPGKGNAGILGGPAGDLYIIVRAGDHPVFRRDGDDIHLTVPVSATEAALGAKIEVPTIDGRAEVKIPPGTPTGKRLRLREKGVPSAMKNGARGDQIVEVTIVVPAVHDERSKEILRELAKLNPEDPRAELWKQIG is encoded by the coding sequence ATGGCGACTGCAACGAAGGACTATTACGGGACGTTGGGCGTCAAGAAAAGCGCCTCCACCGAGGAAATCCGCAAGGCCTTCAAGAAGCTCGCCCGCAAATATCATCCCGACTTGAATCCCGGCAACAAAGCATCCGAAGAGAAGTTCAAAGCCCTCTCCGAAGCCAACGACGTCCTCAGCGACCCCAAGAAGCGCAAGGTCTACGACCAGCTCGGCTTCTACTCCGACCAGATCGATCCGGCGGCGGCTGAAGCCGCGGCCCGCGGCGGATACGGCTTCCACGGCGGCGCGCCCGGAGGCGCAGGTGGACGAGGCGCCCAGGGCGTCCCCTTCGACTTCGGCGGCTTCGACTTCTCCGAACCCGGCGCCCAACGCGGCGGCAGCTTCCGCGACATCTTCTCCAACATCTTTAGCGGCGGACGCGGCTCGGAGCCCCCCGGTCCCGCCGCCGGCAGCGACCTGGAGTATCGGGTCGAGGTCCCGTTCTGGCAGGCCATCCGCGGCGGCGTGGTGCGCGTGAGCATCAACCACAGCGAGGCCTGCACGCACTGTCACGGCCAGGGATTCCTGAAGGGCAGCGGGACGTGCCCGGAGTGCGGCGGCTCCGGCCAGGTGACGCAGACCAGCGGGCGCATGAAGTTCAACCTCGAGTGTCCGCGCTGCGGCGGCTCGGGCAAAGCGCGAACGCCGTGCAGCTTCTGCCACGCCGAAGGCGCCATCCACCGCAACGAGCCCCTCGAAGTGCGCCTCAAGCCGGGAACGCGCGACGGCCAGCGCATCCGTCTTCCCGGCAAGGGCAACGCCGGCATCCTGGGCGGCCCCGCGGGCGACCTCTACATCATCGTCCGCGCCGGCGACCACCCCGTCTTCCGCCGCGACGGCGACGACATCCACCTGACCGTCCCCGTCTCCGCCACCGAAGCCGCGCTGGGCGCGAAGATCGAGGTCCCGACCATCGACGGCCGCGCCGAAGTAAAGATCCCCCCGGGGACGCCCACCGGCAAGCGCCTCCGCCTGCGCGAAAAGGGCGTGCCCTCGGCGATGAAGAACGGCGCACGCGGCGACCAGATCGTCGAGGTCACAATCGTCGTGCCCGCGGTGCACGACGAACGCTCGAAAGAGATCCTGCGCGAGCTGGCCAAGCTGAATCCGGAAGACCCGCGGGCGGAACTGTGGAAACAGATTGGGTGA
- a CDS encoding helix-turn-helix transcriptional regulator, translated as MAKRKKDGAYMISAVAEMYGIHPQTLRLYEREGLLKPSRTEGNTRLYTEQDLERLEFILSMARDLGVNISGMAIILEMRARMEEMQRQMQEFVAYIQKEVLTRGAAQADPARGAIVPIRRSVTPPAPPTTKDKKR; from the coding sequence ATGGCAAAACGAAAGAAGGACGGGGCCTACATGATCTCGGCCGTCGCCGAGATGTACGGCATCCATCCCCAGACGCTACGGCTTTACGAGCGCGAAGGATTGCTGAAGCCCTCGCGCACCGAGGGCAACACCCGCCTCTACACCGAGCAGGACCTGGAGCGGCTGGAGTTCATCCTCTCAATGGCGCGCGACCTGGGCGTGAACATCTCCGGCATGGCCATCATCCTGGAGATGCGTGCGCGCATGGAGGAGATGCAGCGCCAGATGCAGGAGTTCGTCGCCTACATCCAGAAGGAAGTGCTGACGCGCGGCGCCGCCCAGGCCGACCCGGCCCGCGGCGCCATCGTACCCATCCGCCGCAGCGTCACTCCGCCCGCCCCGCCGACCACCAAAGACAAGAAGCGCTAG
- a CDS encoding nuclear transport factor 2 family protein, with amino-acid sequence MLRKLVLLTLVLALALPCLAAKQSTADQLTALLHEFLTGVSKNDNSVYDRFFADDLIYTRSAGVTITKADILKSLDEPPQPDDPKAAYDADDVTVNAYGNMAVMNFRLIQHMTNKDGTAETHYYRNTGTFLKRNGRWQVVACQATRVPEKDKEKP; translated from the coding sequence ATGCTGCGAAAACTGGTCCTGCTTACACTCGTTCTTGCTCTCGCCCTTCCCTGCCTCGCCGCCAAGCAATCCACCGCCGACCAACTCACCGCCCTGCTGCACGAGTTCCTGACGGGTGTCAGCAAGAACGACAACTCGGTCTACGACCGCTTCTTTGCCGACGACCTCATCTATACGCGCTCGGCGGGCGTCACCATCACCAAGGCCGACATCCTGAAGTCGCTCGACGAGCCGCCCCAGCCCGACGACCCCAAGGCCGCCTACGACGCCGACGACGTCACCGTGAACGCTTACGGGAACATGGCGGTCATGAACTTCCGCCTCATCCAGCACATGACCAACAAGGACGGCACGGCCGAGACCCACTACTACCGCAACACCGGAACGTTCCTGAAGCGCAACGGCCGCTGGCAGGTGGTGGCCTGTCAGGCCACGCGCGTGCCGGAAAAGGACAAGGAGAAGCCCTAG